The following are encoded together in the Adhaeribacter arboris genome:
- a CDS encoding arabinan endo-1,5-alpha-L-arabinosidase — translation MQAQVTAPQSEANQSQELQKNIPVHDPVMMRQGDTYYLFATGRGIAVWSSKDRQQWKREELVFSTAPEWAVQAIPTFKNHIWAPDISYHKGTYYLYYSVSAFGKNTSAIGLATNTTLNPMDKNFKWVDHGKVIQSEPGKTNWNAIDPNLITDKAGNPYLAFGSFWEGLKLVKLNKDRKSLAQSIQSLPTIASRKTEVAASSNLPATTNSPADAGDNAIEAPFIFKKHGYYYLFASIDYCCKGVNSTYKIIVGRAKDVQGPYLDKAGKSMVQGGGTLVLAGNNNWYGVGHSATYTFDNQDYLIFHGYDAADKGKSKLRIELLTWDEQEWPIVSGNAGGK, via the coding sequence TTGCAAGCCCAGGTTACGGCTCCACAGTCAGAAGCGAATCAAAGCCAGGAGTTGCAGAAAAATATTCCGGTACACGACCCGGTAATGATGAGGCAAGGTGATACGTATTACTTGTTTGCTACTGGCCGGGGAATAGCCGTTTGGTCATCGAAAGATAGGCAGCAATGGAAGCGCGAAGAACTTGTGTTTTCAACGGCTCCGGAATGGGCAGTACAAGCTATCCCAACTTTTAAAAACCATATCTGGGCACCCGATATCAGCTACCACAAAGGCACCTATTACCTGTATTATTCCGTTTCAGCTTTCGGCAAAAACACTTCCGCTATCGGGCTTGCTACAAATACTACTCTAAACCCGATGGATAAAAATTTTAAATGGGTAGATCACGGTAAAGTAATTCAATCCGAACCTGGAAAAACTAACTGGAATGCCATTGACCCTAATTTAATTACCGATAAAGCAGGTAATCCTTACTTGGCATTTGGTTCTTTCTGGGAAGGTTTGAAACTGGTGAAATTGAATAAAGACCGTAAAAGTTTAGCTCAAAGCATTCAAAGTTTGCCTACTATTGCCAGCCGCAAAACGGAGGTAGCCGCTTCCAGCAATTTGCCAGCTACCACCAACAGCCCGGCAGATGCGGGAGATAATGCCATTGAAGCGCCCTTTATATTTAAAAAGCACGGATATTATTATCTTTTCGCTTCTATTGATTATTGTTGTAAAGGAGTAAACAGCACCTATAAAATTATTGTAGGCCGCGCTAAAGACGTGCAAGGTCCTTACCTGGATAAAGCGGGTAAATCAATGGTTCAGGGAGGCGGCACTTTGGTGCTGGCGGGCAATAACAACTGGTACGGCGTTGGACACAGCGCTACTTACACTTTTGATAATCAGGATTACTTGATTTTTCACGGGTATGATGCCGCTGATAAAGGTAAATCTAAATTGCGGATAGAGCTTTTAACCTGGGATGAACAAGAGTGGCCAATAGTATCTGGTAACGCTGGCGGTAAATAG
- a CDS encoding glycoside hydrolase family 127 protein: MKSLFKFLPFVVVLSGPSLAQNSAYKDYPISAVEINKVELTDNFWLPKIKTVQNTTIQFGFKKCEEEGRLENFLIAGGKMTGKTRGKMPFDDTDVYKLIEGASNSLISAPNKKLDAYLDSVIAIIKVGQQPDGYLTTWHTIDQNHPPAPWVKPGPRWKSEAMSHELYNAGHLYEAAATHYIATGKRNFLEIALRNADLLVKTFGPEPDKLQIPPGHQIVETGLVKLYRITGKEDYLKLAKFFLDQRGVKSNGRELYGPYSQDHLPVTQQTEAVGHAVRAVYLFAGMTDVAAIYDNKAYLNAVQTIWENMVSKKMYLTGGIGALHEGEAFGKNYELPNKTAYGETCAAIGDVYFNHRLFLLTGDSKYYDIIERTLYNGLISGISLSGDKFFYPNPLESDGKYAFNFGSCTRQPWFESSCCPTNLVRFVPAMPSLIYATQADNLFINLFAANKAQVKVNNTNVAVAQQTEYPWQGKITVAVNPEKAINFNLKIRIPGWARNEVAPGNLYAYADKKQGEVTVKVNGQKVNISPDQGYAVIARQWQKGDKVEVMLPMNIRQVITSNQVKENQNHVALEYGPLVYCAEAIDNNGSLTGIKVPNIAPLKVERRPDLLQGVSVISGQLAGKKFVAIPYYAWSNRGVNEMKVWLPKADPDSKN, translated from the coding sequence ATGAAATCATTATTTAAATTTTTGCCTTTTGTGGTGGTGTTATCTGGACCAAGCTTGGCTCAAAATTCCGCTTACAAAGATTACCCGATTTCGGCAGTCGAAATAAACAAAGTAGAGTTAACCGACAATTTCTGGCTACCCAAAATCAAAACGGTACAAAATACTACCATCCAGTTTGGTTTTAAGAAATGTGAGGAAGAAGGCCGGTTAGAGAACTTCCTGATTGCGGGTGGTAAAATGACCGGTAAAACCCGGGGTAAAATGCCTTTTGATGATACCGATGTTTATAAATTAATTGAAGGTGCTTCCAATTCTTTAATCAGTGCTCCAAATAAAAAACTGGATGCCTACCTGGATTCAGTTATTGCCATTATAAAAGTAGGCCAGCAACCCGATGGTTACCTTACCACCTGGCATACTATTGACCAGAATCATCCGCCGGCTCCTTGGGTAAAACCAGGTCCACGGTGGAAAAGCGAGGCCATGAGCCATGAGTTGTATAATGCCGGTCATTTGTACGAGGCCGCGGCTACGCATTATATCGCCACGGGTAAGCGCAACTTTTTAGAAATAGCCCTCCGAAATGCCGATTTACTCGTTAAAACTTTCGGTCCGGAACCAGATAAATTACAAATCCCGCCGGGGCACCAGATTGTCGAAACGGGTTTAGTTAAATTGTACCGGATAACCGGAAAAGAAGATTATTTAAAACTTGCTAAATTTTTCCTGGACCAGCGGGGCGTAAAATCTAACGGACGGGAACTCTACGGACCTTACAGCCAAGACCATTTACCAGTAACTCAACAAACCGAAGCGGTGGGCCATGCGGTTCGGGCGGTGTACCTATTCGCCGGTATGACCGATGTAGCCGCTATCTACGATAATAAAGCTTATTTAAACGCAGTGCAAACCATTTGGGAAAACATGGTGAGCAAGAAAATGTATCTTACCGGAGGAATAGGAGCATTGCACGAAGGAGAGGCTTTCGGGAAAAATTACGAATTACCTAACAAAACCGCTTACGGGGAAACCTGTGCCGCAATCGGTGATGTGTATTTTAACCACCGTTTGTTTTTACTAACTGGTGATAGCAAATACTACGATATAATCGAACGTACGCTTTACAACGGCTTAATATCCGGCATTTCTTTATCCGGCGACAAGTTCTTTTACCCAAATCCGCTGGAATCGGATGGCAAATACGCGTTTAATTTTGGTTCCTGTACCCGCCAGCCTTGGTTTGAGAGTTCTTGCTGCCCCACTAATCTGGTCCGGTTCGTGCCGGCTATGCCCAGCTTAATCTACGCTACCCAAGCCGATAATTTGTTTATTAATTTATTTGCCGCAAATAAAGCCCAAGTTAAAGTCAACAATACCAATGTTGCCGTAGCTCAGCAAACGGAATATCCTTGGCAAGGTAAAATTACCGTAGCAGTTAACCCGGAAAAAGCAATTAATTTTAATTTAAAAATCAGAATTCCGGGTTGGGCCCGCAACGAAGTTGCGCCGGGTAATTTGTACGCGTATGCCGATAAAAAGCAAGGCGAAGTTACCGTAAAAGTAAATGGGCAAAAGGTAAATATTTCTCCCGACCAAGGCTACGCCGTAATTGCCCGCCAATGGCAGAAAGGCGATAAAGTGGAGGTAATGCTTCCCATGAACATCCGTCAGGTAATTACCAGCAATCAGGTAAAAGAAAATCAAAACCACGTTGCTTTAGAATATGGACCCTTGGTTTATTGTGCCGAAGCAATAGATAACAACGGTAGCTTGACAGGAATCAAAGTACCCAATATTGCACCTTTAAAAGTAGAGAGAAGGCCTGATTTGCTGCAAGGAGTGAGTGTTATCTCGGGGCAGTTAGCTGGTAAAAAGTTTGTGGCTATTCCTTATTATGCTTGGTCGAACCGGGGAGTGAATGAGATGAAAGTATGGTTGCCCAAGGCTGATCCGGATAGTAAAAATTAA
- a CDS encoding RagB/SusD family nutrient uptake outer membrane protein, with product MKKILCLWMTVGLLVTGCQQDLDVVNPNAPTTDLFWKNATDAQQGVNAIYSTLHRGPIVLWQWFYYTVRSDEAFSQSPRTDIPNNMDKFLITNYNFGETNWIYGDNYIGIFRANQVLDNVPNIQMDEALKSRLMGEAKFFRGFFYYNLASLYGNVPLILATSKPTDLPANATRQEVWAQVVKDLTEASGVLPTKYSGTDVGRITKGAAYALLAKAYLQQRQYDQALTPLQWLVEGEGKDIYSLMPNYRDNFLSTTENNAESVFEWQFATNPSEFTDNDVQTPNQNYGSPLAQFVAPLNVGFSDAEMQRWVVNEFHQDKTTAGERDPRLAASLLYDSTDVRGPEFTQIYGQTFAQRYGTTGNNRGRVWLRKFQNDAEPGRANEGFRSANNYRFIRYSDVLLLYAETLNELNRTAEAYPYVDRVRQRAGLPALTQAKPGLDQTQFRAQIMHERVTELAGEGHRWNDLDRWGYFESQEKINELAQRDPAFTTFIVGRHRLLPLPQRDVDINPNLQQNPNY from the coding sequence ATGAAAAAGATATTGTGTTTATGGATGACTGTCGGTCTTTTAGTAACCGGTTGTCAGCAAGACTTAGATGTAGTTAATCCGAATGCTCCTACCACCGACCTTTTCTGGAAGAATGCTACTGATGCGCAGCAAGGGGTAAATGCCATTTATAGTACTTTACACCGGGGGCCTATTGTTCTTTGGCAATGGTTTTACTACACGGTGCGCTCGGATGAGGCTTTTAGCCAAAGTCCCCGGACCGATATACCCAACAACATGGATAAGTTCCTGATTACCAATTATAATTTCGGAGAAACCAACTGGATTTACGGCGATAATTATATTGGCATTTTCCGGGCAAACCAGGTGCTGGATAACGTGCCGAACATACAAATGGATGAGGCTTTAAAATCTCGTTTAATGGGCGAAGCTAAATTTTTCAGGGGATTTTTCTATTACAACTTAGCCAGTTTATACGGTAACGTGCCTCTTATTCTGGCTACTTCTAAACCTACTGATTTACCAGCGAATGCCACCCGGCAGGAAGTTTGGGCCCAGGTAGTAAAAGATTTAACCGAAGCTTCCGGTGTTTTACCAACTAAATACTCTGGTACAGATGTGGGCCGCATTACCAAAGGAGCCGCATATGCATTGTTAGCCAAAGCTTACCTGCAGCAAAGGCAATACGACCAGGCTCTTACTCCTTTGCAATGGCTCGTGGAAGGCGAAGGGAAAGATATTTATAGCTTAATGCCTAATTATCGAGATAACTTTTTGAGTACCACCGAAAATAATGCCGAGTCGGTATTTGAATGGCAATTTGCTACTAACCCATCCGAATTTACGGATAATGATGTGCAAACGCCTAACCAAAACTACGGCTCGCCACTCGCTCAATTTGTGGCTCCGTTAAATGTAGGATTCTCTGATGCCGAAATGCAACGTTGGGTAGTAAATGAGTTTCATCAAGACAAAACTACGGCCGGTGAAAGAGATCCTCGTTTAGCGGCTTCTTTACTTTACGATTCAACGGATGTACGCGGGCCGGAATTTACGCAGATATATGGTCAGACTTTTGCGCAGCGCTACGGTACTACCGGTAATAACCGCGGAAGAGTTTGGTTACGCAAATTCCAGAACGATGCAGAGCCCGGCCGGGCTAACGAAGGATTCCGTTCGGCTAATAACTACCGCTTTATCCGCTACTCGGATGTGTTGTTACTATACGCCGAAACTTTAAATGAATTAAACCGCACTGCCGAAGCCTACCCATACGTAGACCGGGTACGGCAAAGAGCGGGGTTACCAGCCTTAACGCAAGCTAAACCAGGCTTGGACCAGACGCAATTCCGGGCGCAAATCATGCACGAACGTGTAACCGAACTTGCCGGCGAAGGACATCGCTGGAACGATTTAGACCGTTGGGGTTACTTTGAATCGCAGGAAAAAATAAATGAACTAGCGCAACGTGACCCTGCTTTTACTACTTTTATTGTGGGCCGGCATCGCTTGTTGCCCTTACCGCAACGTGACGTGGATATTAATCCTAATTTGCAACAGAATCCTAATTATTAA
- a CDS encoding aldose epimerase family protein: protein MNFQLRLPLSILGIFLLALGGCNSGSKNQSAETTNSQATDSTATASQEVSLPAKADFQNTISGKKTDLYVLKNKNNVQAAITNYGGRLVSLLVPDKAGKMTDVIVGFDKLQPFTEGADTYFGALIGRYGNRIAKGKFTLDGKTYTLATNNGPNHLHGGKVGFSRVIWDANQTNDSTLVLTYVSKDGEEGYPGTLTSKVTYTLSSANELKIAYEATTDKKTVLNLTNHSYFNLNGAGSGTILDHQLQINADRYTPVDSTLIPTGKIEALAGTPLNFKKATIIGDRINDTHQQIKFGKGYDHNYVLATQRSATLKPAAAVLGDKSGIYMEVSTQEPGIQFYSGNFMTGSNQIKGGKKDEYRSAFCLETQHFPDSPNQRNFPSTVLAPGQTYKTSSVYKFSVKQ, encoded by the coding sequence ATGAACTTTCAACTAAGATTGCCTCTCTCTATTCTGGGAATTTTTTTACTAGCCTTGGGTGGCTGTAACAGTGGTAGTAAAAACCAATCCGCCGAAACAACTAACAGCCAGGCGACTGATTCTACAGCTACTGCTTCGCAGGAAGTAAGTTTGCCTGCTAAAGCTGATTTTCAGAACACCATTTCCGGAAAGAAAACCGATTTATATGTGCTGAAGAACAAAAATAACGTACAGGCTGCCATCACGAATTACGGAGGACGTTTAGTAAGCTTGCTGGTGCCGGATAAAGCTGGTAAAATGACCGACGTAATTGTGGGTTTCGATAAATTACAGCCTTTTACTGAAGGTGCAGACACGTATTTCGGGGCGTTAATTGGTCGGTACGGCAACCGGATTGCCAAAGGCAAATTTACCCTCGACGGTAAAACGTATACGCTGGCAACGAACAATGGACCAAACCATTTACACGGCGGCAAAGTAGGCTTTTCCCGGGTAATATGGGATGCTAACCAAACCAACGACAGCACCCTGGTTTTAACCTATGTATCTAAAGATGGGGAAGAAGGCTATCCGGGCACTTTAACTTCTAAAGTTACTTATACCCTGAGCAGCGCGAACGAGTTGAAAATTGCTTACGAAGCTACTACGGATAAAAAGACAGTGTTAAACCTGACTAATCATTCTTACTTTAACTTAAACGGAGCAGGAAGTGGTACCATCCTTGACCACCAATTACAAATTAATGCCGACCGGTACACGCCCGTTGATTCTACTTTAATTCCTACAGGTAAAATAGAAGCTCTAGCCGGCACACCGCTTAACTTTAAAAAAGCTACTATTATTGGTGACCGTATTAACGACACGCATCAGCAAATAAAATTTGGTAAAGGGTACGACCATAATTACGTATTGGCTACACAAAGAAGCGCTACGTTAAAACCTGCCGCCGCCGTACTGGGTGATAAAAGCGGTATATACATGGAAGTATCCACCCAAGAGCCAGGTATCCAGTTTTACAGCGGTAACTTTATGACCGGTAGTAATCAAATTAAAGGTGGCAAAAAAGACGAATACCGCTCGGCCTTTTGCCTCGAGACCCAGCACTTCCCCGATTCACCTAACCAGCGTAATTTCCCTTCTACAGTGTTAGCACCCGGCCAAACGTATAAAACTTCTTCGGTTTATAAGTTTTCGGTGAAGCAGTAG
- a CDS encoding alpha-N-arabinofuranosidase — protein sequence MNKIRLSLLMLLSYFSANAQNTVKINAAGTGNSEVKISKHIYGHFAEHLGACIYGGFYVGEDSKIPNTNGVRNDVVAALKTLKVPNLRWPGGCFADTYHWKDGIGPKDKRPSMVNTWWGGVTENNSFGTHDFLNMCELIGTEPYLAGNIGSGSVQELADWVQYVNFDGESPMSKLRRQNGRDKPWKVKFWGIGNEAWGCGGNMTADYYANEYRKYATFVSDWTNTGALFRIASGANSADYNWTETLMKNIPGNMLSGVALHHYSVIDWNKKGPSTDFNEQQYFTTMQRALQMEELVTKHSAIMDKYDPQKKIALVVDEWGGWYEVEPGTNPGFLYQQNTMRDAMIAGVTLNIFNNHSDRVRMANLAQAINVLQAVILTKDEKMVLTPTYHVMEMYNVHQDATLLPVEVKSKDYVVNNQKLPAVSASASRDAKGLTHISLVNIDSKNAQEISLDLPGTKSGGVTGRILASSKLQDFNSFENPKKIQPAAFKDAKLNAGKLTVKVPPFSVVVLEVK from the coding sequence ATGAATAAAATAAGACTAAGCTTACTAATGCTGCTGAGTTACTTTTCAGCTAATGCCCAAAATACTGTTAAAATCAATGCAGCAGGCACAGGCAATTCTGAAGTAAAAATTAGCAAACACATTTACGGCCACTTTGCCGAGCATTTGGGTGCTTGTATTTACGGCGGTTTTTACGTGGGCGAAGATTCTAAAATACCCAATACCAATGGGGTCCGGAACGACGTGGTGGCGGCACTGAAAACATTAAAAGTGCCTAATTTGCGTTGGCCGGGTGGTTGTTTTGCCGATACTTACCACTGGAAAGATGGTATTGGGCCGAAAGACAAACGTCCGTCCATGGTGAATACCTGGTGGGGCGGGGTTACGGAAAATAACAGCTTTGGTACCCATGATTTTTTAAATATGTGCGAACTTATTGGCACCGAACCTTATTTGGCCGGTAACATTGGCAGTGGCAGTGTACAGGAACTCGCCGATTGGGTGCAGTACGTAAATTTCGACGGCGAAAGCCCTATGTCGAAGCTGCGTCGCCAGAACGGGCGCGACAAACCCTGGAAAGTTAAATTCTGGGGCATTGGTAACGAAGCCTGGGGCTGCGGTGGTAACATGACGGCTGATTATTATGCCAACGAATATCGTAAATACGCCACTTTCGTCTCTGACTGGACCAATACGGGAGCCTTGTTCCGGATTGCTTCCGGCGCCAACTCCGCCGATTATAACTGGACCGAAACCTTAATGAAAAATATTCCGGGCAATATGCTGAGTGGCGTAGCGCTGCACCATTATTCGGTAATCGACTGGAATAAAAAAGGCCCTTCTACCGATTTTAACGAGCAGCAGTATTTCACCACCATGCAGCGGGCATTACAAATGGAAGAATTGGTAACCAAACATTCCGCTATCATGGATAAATACGACCCCCAGAAGAAAATAGCCTTGGTAGTAGATGAGTGGGGCGGCTGGTACGAAGTAGAACCCGGCACCAATCCTGGCTTTTTATATCAGCAAAATACCATGCGCGACGCGATGATTGCAGGCGTAACTTTAAATATATTTAATAATCACAGCGACCGTGTCCGGATGGCGAATTTGGCTCAGGCTATAAATGTGTTGCAGGCCGTTATCTTAACCAAAGACGAAAAAATGGTGTTGACACCCACCTACCACGTAATGGAAATGTACAACGTACATCAGGATGCTACTTTATTGCCGGTAGAAGTGAAGAGCAAAGATTATGTAGTGAATAATCAGAAATTACCGGCAGTTTCGGCTTCTGCTTCCCGCGATGCCAAAGGATTAACGCATATATCGCTGGTAAATATTGATAGTAAAAATGCCCAGGAAATTAGTCTTGATTTGCCGGGTACAAAAAGTGGAGGCGTAACGGGCCGGATTTTAGCTTCCTCGAAATTGCAGGATTTTAATTCCTTTGAGAATCCTAAAAAAATTCAGCCGGCTGCTTTTAAAGACGCGAAGTTAAATGCGGGCAAATTAACCGTGAAAGTGCCGCCTTTTTCGGTGGTAGTGTTGGAAGTGAAGTAG
- a CDS encoding arabinan endo-1,5-alpha-L-arabinosidase — MQKYLSKGISGVVLFLLGASLVACSPNEEVAPNPLVVNPPVEVPFDINTLSDTYAAIAPYEFRFKWGPYNTHDPSIIKEGSYFYCYSTDAGFGTTVPAGIQVRKSKDLINWEYVGTAFNDLPQQGADFIKQNGGTPFNSLWAPYILKVNNEFRLYYSLSSPTPRLSVIGLATAASPEGPWTEKGLVVTSLNNSIIQTNAIDPTVVVDNSGNHTFYYGSAWDGIYTLKLNPATGLAALHNDKGTRVAQRGFTGNKINGNIEGPEIIYQPELKKYYLFISYDWLETKYNVRVGRSDFPEGPFYDFNGKDINSTEDHGPMILAPYQFAGHSGWQGVAHPAVFADNGQYYMAHQGRPGENKFFMVLHVRKIYWTKDGWPIVSPERFSGTEQTTIPDSELVGIWEQITLSYQVVPGYAEEQVSPDFQTSIPLELKADGTLNNDAASKWTYKAPWLELNWSNGKTDNVYVERGRDWENKKPCLVFTGLNTAGTAIWGRK, encoded by the coding sequence ATGCAAAAGTATTTATCAAAAGGTATTTCGGGAGTCGTCTTATTTCTGTTGGGAGCAAGTTTGGTAGCTTGCTCTCCAAACGAGGAAGTAGCGCCTAATCCGCTGGTAGTGAACCCGCCGGTAGAAGTACCTTTTGATATTAACACCCTTAGCGACACCTACGCAGCCATTGCTCCATATGAATTCCGGTTTAAATGGGGACCATATAACACCCACGACCCTTCCATTATAAAAGAAGGCAGTTATTTCTACTGCTATAGCACCGATGCCGGCTTTGGGACCACTGTTCCGGCAGGTATTCAGGTTCGAAAGTCAAAGGATTTAATTAATTGGGAATACGTGGGTACGGCTTTCAATGACTTGCCTCAACAAGGCGCTGATTTTATTAAACAAAACGGCGGTACTCCGTTTAATTCTTTGTGGGCGCCTTATATTCTAAAAGTTAATAATGAGTTTCGCCTGTATTATTCTTTGTCGTCACCTACGCCCCGGCTAAGTGTTATTGGTTTAGCTACTGCCGCTTCCCCGGAAGGCCCGTGGACCGAAAAAGGTTTGGTAGTTACCTCGTTAAATAATTCTATCATCCAAACGAATGCTATTGACCCAACGGTAGTGGTGGATAATTCTGGTAATCATACTTTTTATTATGGCTCCGCCTGGGATGGTATCTATACTTTAAAACTCAATCCGGCTACTGGTTTAGCGGCTTTGCACAATGATAAAGGCACCCGGGTAGCGCAACGTGGTTTTACGGGTAATAAAATAAATGGGAATATCGAAGGCCCGGAAATTATCTATCAGCCGGAATTAAAAAAATACTACTTGTTTATTTCCTACGATTGGCTGGAGACCAAATACAACGTGCGGGTAGGCCGCTCCGACTTCCCCGAAGGACCATTTTACGATTTTAATGGCAAAGACATCAACTCCACTGAGGACCACGGGCCGATGATTCTGGCGCCCTACCAATTTGCCGGACACAGTGGCTGGCAAGGAGTAGCGCATCCTGCGGTTTTTGCCGATAATGGTCAGTATTATATGGCGCACCAGGGGCGGCCCGGTGAGAATAAATTCTTTATGGTATTGCACGTCCGGAAAATATACTGGACCAAAGATGGCTGGCCAATTGTGTCGCCGGAGCGTTTTTCGGGTACGGAACAAACCACTATTCCTGACTCCGAATTAGTCGGTATTTGGGAACAAATTACTTTAAGCTACCAAGTAGTACCAGGCTACGCCGAAGAGCAGGTATCGCCGGATTTCCAAACTTCGATTCCTTTGGAGCTAAAAGCCGATGGCACTCTTAATAATGATGCTGCCAGTAAATGGACGTACAAGGCTCCCTGGCTGGAATTGAATTGGAGCAATGGGAAAACCGATAACGTGTACGTAGAACGGGGGAGAGATTGGGAAAATAAAAAGCCTTGTTTAGTGTTTACCGGGCTAAATACGGCCGGCACAGCCATCTGGGGTAGGAAATAA
- a CDS encoding alpha-L-arabinofuranosidase C-terminal domain-containing protein: MMRKNVFLACVIAAGFFAGLPESNAQTKTFTVKANEVKASVSPTLWGVFFEDINLGADGGIYAELVKNRSFEFDTPLMGWKLLQQGEEQGSLLVNNRGELNGANSRFIRVTSKTPTGNFGFSNEGFRGMGIKKGNQYDFSVLASQQEGTVSLVVELTNSKGEKLGSTTITPTGKPWKKYNASFTATATEPKAMLNIYMKGQGIVDLDMISLFPKDTWKNRPNGMRADLVQLLADMKPGFIRFPGGCIVEGRTLDERFQWKKTIGPVEDRGYLINRWNTEFKHRLTTDYYQSFGLGFYEYFQLAEDIGAEPLPILNCGMACQFNTAEVVPLESLDPYVQDALDLIEFANGSADTKWGKMRADMGHPAPFNLKMMGVGNENWGPQYIDRLKIFTQAIKAKYPNIQLVNSSGTDPSGERFDYLNGELRKMNADIIDEHYYRAPQWFLDNAKRYDNYDRKGPKVFAGEYAAQSVAIASPDNKNNWQCALSEAAFMTGLERNADVVAMASYAPLFAHAEGWQWTPDMIWVDNLKSYGTPNYHVQKLFSTNKGTNVVPLLLNNEVATGQDGYYASAVLDKNKKELILKVVNASNKTQETDFVIDGLSKIAAKGTLTVLRSDKLDQVNSFENPTAISPAVKDITVKDKKVKLPLQPYSVNVIKLKFS; this comes from the coding sequence ATGATGCGAAAAAATGTATTTCTAGCTTGCGTAATTGCCGCCGGATTTTTTGCTGGATTGCCAGAAAGTAACGCCCAAACTAAAACATTTACAGTTAAAGCAAATGAGGTAAAAGCTTCCGTTTCGCCTACCTTATGGGGCGTTTTTTTTGAAGATATTAACTTGGGTGCCGACGGCGGTATTTACGCCGAATTAGTAAAGAATCGTTCTTTTGAGTTTGATACGCCTTTAATGGGCTGGAAATTACTACAGCAAGGAGAAGAACAGGGTAGTTTGCTGGTAAATAACCGTGGCGAACTAAATGGCGCTAACTCCCGGTTTATTCGGGTTACTTCTAAAACTCCTACTGGTAATTTCGGCTTTTCGAACGAAGGTTTCCGGGGTATGGGCATTAAAAAAGGCAACCAGTACGATTTCTCTGTTTTAGCTAGTCAGCAAGAAGGTACTGTTTCTTTGGTAGTAGAATTAACCAACAGTAAGGGAGAAAAATTAGGGTCCACTACCATTACTCCTACCGGAAAACCCTGGAAGAAATACAACGCCAGCTTCACCGCCACCGCTACCGAGCCAAAAGCCATGTTAAACATTTACATGAAAGGCCAGGGAATAGTGGATCTGGACATGATTTCTTTGTTCCCGAAAGATACTTGGAAAAACCGACCAAACGGGATGCGCGCCGACTTAGTACAACTGCTAGCCGATATGAAACCAGGTTTTATCCGTTTTCCGGGTGGCTGCATTGTAGAAGGCCGGACTTTAGATGAACGTTTTCAGTGGAAAAAAACCATTGGGCCCGTGGAAGACCGGGGTTATTTAATTAACCGCTGGAACACAGAATTTAAACACCGGCTTACCACCGATTATTACCAGTCGTTTGGTTTAGGTTTTTACGAGTATTTTCAATTAGCCGAAGACATTGGGGCCGAGCCGTTGCCCATTTTAAATTGCGGCATGGCCTGCCAGTTTAATACCGCCGAAGTAGTGCCGCTGGAAAGTTTAGACCCTTACGTACAGGATGCCTTGGATTTAATTGAATTTGCGAACGGCTCCGCTGATACAAAATGGGGTAAAATGCGGGCTGACATGGGCCATCCAGCACCCTTTAATTTAAAAATGATGGGCGTTGGTAACGAAAACTGGGGGCCGCAATACATCGACCGGTTAAAGATTTTTACTCAAGCAATTAAAGCCAAATACCCCAATATTCAACTGGTGAACAGCTCCGGTACCGACCCGAGCGGCGAACGTTTTGATTATTTAAACGGTGAACTACGGAAGATGAATGCCGATATAATCGACGAGCATTATTACCGGGCGCCCCAATGGTTTTTAGATAATGCCAAACGTTACGATAACTACGACCGCAAAGGGCCCAAAGTATTTGCCGGCGAATACGCCGCGCAAAGTGTAGCCATTGCCAGCCCCGATAATAAAAACAATTGGCAATGTGCCCTATCCGAAGCGGCTTTTATGACGGGTTTGGAGCGCAACGCCGATGTGGTTGCCATGGCTTCGTACGCTCCTTTGTTTGCGCACGCCGAAGGCTGGCAATGGACGCCCGATATGATTTGGGTAGATAATTTAAAATCTTATGGTACGCCTAATTACCACGTTCAGAAATTGTTTTCGACTAACAAAGGAACCAATGTAGTGCCCTTACTGCTGAACAACGAGGTGGCAACTGGTCAGGATGGTTATTATGCTTCAGCCGTACTGGATAAAAATAAAAAGGAGTTAATCCTAAAAGTAGTAAATGCTTCAAATAAAACCCAGGAAACAGATTTTGTAATTGATGGCTTAAGTAAAATTGCCGCCAAAGGTACATTAACCGTACTTCGCAGCGACAAACTGGACCAGGTAAATTCTTTTGAAAATCCAACGGCTATTAGCCCGGCAGTGAAAGATATAACGGTAAAAGATAAAAAAGTGAAATTACCGTTGCAACCTTATTCGGTAAATGTGATTAAGCTAAAGTTTTCATGA